Proteins encoded together in one Micromonospora auratinigra window:
- a CDS encoding RHS repeat-associated core domain-containing protein yields MRILTTTGARWSRLLAGVMSGILVTTLLSSVPAAAAIAGYQRLHAQADSSVPGTAVAPGPGPGRATTGRPFSAPAPVWPAGGVAELTPGRSTARSADAAAPPMSRVGGLPLRMDSTGPSGRAAAADAQAGSGPVRVEVLDRTRSRAAGVDGVVLRLGPTGGPVRLGIDYTAFRYAYGADWAHRLRLVSLADRRALPTRNDARAGVLTADVDLAASTLVALAAAPSGSTGDFGATDLKPSATWQAGDNSGGFTWTYQLGAPPSLDGPQPVVELGYSSASVDGRMAASNNQPSWMGEGFELGPGGFIERRYKACRKDGGNGAGAGANSGDLCWKTDNASLMLNGQATELLKGSDGKWHGRTESGYRIERFTGGANDDNDGEYWVVTATDGTQYWFGRDRLPGYTAGAAETNSVWTVPVYGNQSNEPCNATQWCQQAYRWNLDYVVDPFGSTMSYWYKKETNKYARNLQGSSLTGYERGGYLDRIDYGTRSTTAYGTAPMQVQFGVSDRCLANCTTKNATTWPDTPWDQECTDSSCLVGSPTFWTGKRLTSVKTRLWTGSGTTYRDVDSWTFTQSFPDPGDTTRAGLFLNRISHAGLVGGSTAVPDITFTGVQLSNRVDALDWAPAMKWWRVAYIDTESGSRIGVSYSAEDCVKGSRMPSAPESNTLRCYPVRWKPQGYSAPITDYFHRYVVTQVTETDLALPSDARSARMITAYDYVGAPAWHYTDDDGLIDEEDRTWSVWRGYERVRTTQGDPGEQTRTESLYYRGMDGDKLPTGTRSATVQASEGAAVTDDDAYAGMVREKLTYNGPGGSLVSATIYDPWQSAPTASRTIGGVTVNARYVDTAAERSRTALDGGRGWRRTTVNNTFDGYGMKTKVENLGDTTRTDDQQCTLTTYVRNSTDWLMSYPSRVRTLGVDCTAAAGTLTEADVIADEYTSYDQQARGVAPTKGAVSRTEKLTTWPGTYVTTARATHDAYGRPTQQWDVRGNLTTIAYTPASGGPVTQTTQTNHLGWVTTTTVEPAWGARTAVVDPNGKRTDVTYDGLGRVTGVWNPGRDKAGGKTASVTTSYTVRNNGPTVVTTSKLNASGGYTTSHAFFDAQLRPRQTQAPDVPAAGANQGRILTDTLYDSVGRVVKSNDKYVADGAAGTTLFLPLPDGQIPAQNQTVFDGAGRATAVIFLVNGVEKWRTSTGYGGDRTDVTPPGGAPATSVVTDAYGRVAAQRQYHGATPTGTYDETRYGLDRKGQLATVTDPAGNQWTYGYDLLGRRTTADDPDKGLTTEVFNAAGDLLSSTDSRGEKLAYTYDSLGRKTSVRDDTDTGPKRVEWSYDTITVGTTVTSVKGKLVSSTRWVGADAFVDEVTGYTDLYQPTGRKITIPATSATTGVSGSYSYVYGYRADGSPATSRLPGLGGLATETLTLGYNSQGLPNTLSTNLSSTGDDVFYVNGTSYTRYGELGVLGRRYDTGKIVDTGSYYEVGTRRLSRMLSTRETAPSLVADVNYSWDPAGNVTRVADVAAGDTQCFGYDRLRRMTEAWTPSDGDCAAAPSQAALGGPAPYWQSFSYDAVGNRTSATNRTKTTSTSTSYHYPAAGTDQPHALDYTQTGTTTADYAYDSTGNTRTRPGATGTQTLTWDAEGRMASSADNTGTTTYIYDADGNRLLRADPAGRTLYLPSQELRYTTATTVKAGTRYYTHDGQTVGMRTGGGLTWLVNDRHGTAQASVAADSQVVTVRRQTPFGEARGANPSWPNDKGFVGGTNDNTGLVHLGARDYDAAIGRFVSVDPIIDHNDPQQLHGYVYSNSNPMTFSDPDGRLCIFCLIVAIISYVVSVISSASSGGGSSSGGGGSSGGGSSGGGGSSGGRGGSGGHPSPAPPPPKPTPKPTPAPVPTPAPSPGVSPAPTCTTGCGVGVVEILISMAIQLATLQARLAAEKIEQATKAIIKGVNTVETAKQRAAQTVVAGYLNTMRPVARFWGHNVVGTLAQAQPSWLRDAQAQTTGLVVAGISKISGGTCTMQDGLRVCRGGGGPLSQRGGTTYGTTFLTDDPGPVSATTVAHEKEHVAQWKKYGNVFGYMYTLENIWVANDPCRNRYEVAADAKGKSYSQC; encoded by the coding sequence ATGAGGATCCTGACAACCACGGGTGCCCGGTGGTCCCGGCTGCTGGCCGGGGTGATGAGCGGCATCCTGGTCACCACCCTGTTGAGCTCGGTGCCGGCGGCCGCCGCGATTGCCGGGTACCAGCGGCTGCACGCCCAGGCCGATTCGTCGGTACCCGGCACGGCCGTCGCGCCCGGCCCCGGTCCCGGACGGGCCACCACCGGCCGGCCGTTCAGCGCCCCCGCCCCGGTGTGGCCGGCCGGCGGCGTCGCTGAGCTGACCCCGGGGCGCAGCACCGCACGCAGCGCGGACGCTGCGGCCCCGCCGATGTCCCGGGTCGGTGGTCTGCCGCTGAGGATGGACTCGACCGGTCCTAGTGGCCGGGCGGCCGCCGCCGACGCGCAGGCCGGCTCCGGGCCGGTCCGGGTGGAGGTGCTCGACCGGACCCGGTCCCGGGCCGCCGGCGTCGACGGGGTCGTGCTTCGGCTTGGTCCGACCGGCGGGCCGGTGCGGCTCGGCATCGACTACACCGCCTTCCGCTACGCCTACGGCGCCGACTGGGCCCACCGGCTGCGGCTGGTCTCGCTCGCCGACCGCAGGGCGTTGCCGACCCGCAACGACGCCCGGGCCGGGGTGCTGACCGCCGACGTCGACCTGGCGGCCAGCACGCTGGTGGCGCTGGCGGCGGCCCCATCGGGCAGCACCGGTGACTTCGGCGCCACCGACCTCAAGCCGTCGGCCACCTGGCAGGCGGGGGACAACTCGGGCGGCTTCACCTGGACGTACCAGCTTGGTGCGCCGCCGTCGTTGGACGGCCCGCAGCCGGTGGTGGAACTGGGCTATTCGTCGGCCAGTGTGGACGGCCGGATGGCGGCCTCGAACAACCAGCCGTCCTGGATGGGTGAGGGCTTCGAACTCGGTCCCGGCGGTTTCATCGAGCGCCGCTACAAGGCATGTCGTAAGGACGGTGGCAACGGTGCCGGGGCCGGCGCGAACAGCGGTGACCTGTGCTGGAAGACCGACAACGCCAGCCTGATGCTCAACGGCCAAGCCACCGAGCTGCTCAAGGGCAGTGACGGGAAGTGGCACGGCCGCACCGAGAGCGGGTACCGGATCGAGCGTTTCACCGGCGGCGCCAACGATGACAACGACGGTGAGTACTGGGTGGTCACCGCCACGGACGGTACGCAGTACTGGTTCGGCCGGGACCGGCTACCGGGCTACACCGCAGGCGCGGCGGAGACCAACTCGGTCTGGACGGTGCCGGTGTACGGCAACCAGTCCAACGAGCCGTGCAATGCGACCCAGTGGTGCCAGCAGGCCTACCGGTGGAACCTCGACTACGTGGTCGACCCGTTCGGCAGCACGATGTCGTACTGGTACAAGAAGGAGACCAACAAGTACGCCCGCAACCTGCAGGGGTCATCGCTGACGGGCTACGAGCGGGGCGGCTACCTCGATCGGATCGACTACGGCACCCGCAGCACCACCGCCTACGGCACCGCCCCCATGCAGGTGCAGTTCGGCGTCTCGGACCGGTGCCTGGCCAACTGCACCACGAAGAACGCCACCACCTGGCCGGACACCCCCTGGGACCAGGAGTGCACCGACTCGTCGTGCCTGGTGGGTTCGCCGACGTTCTGGACCGGCAAACGGCTGACGTCGGTGAAGACGCGGCTCTGGACCGGTTCGGGCACCACCTACCGAGACGTCGACTCGTGGACCTTCACCCAGTCGTTTCCCGATCCGGGCGACACCACCCGTGCTGGCCTTTTCCTCAACCGGATCTCCCACGCCGGCCTGGTCGGCGGCAGCACCGCCGTACCGGACATCACCTTCACCGGCGTGCAGCTGTCCAACCGGGTCGACGCGCTCGACTGGGCGCCGGCGATGAAGTGGTGGCGGGTGGCCTACATCGACACCGAGTCCGGCTCCCGGATCGGCGTCTCCTACTCCGCTGAGGACTGCGTGAAGGGCAGCCGGATGCCGTCGGCGCCGGAGTCGAACACGCTGCGCTGCTATCCGGTGCGGTGGAAACCGCAGGGCTACTCCGCACCGATCACCGACTACTTCCACCGCTACGTGGTCACCCAGGTGACCGAGACGGACCTGGCGCTTCCCTCCGACGCCCGCTCGGCCCGCATGATCACCGCCTACGACTACGTCGGCGCGCCCGCCTGGCACTACACCGACGACGACGGCCTGATCGACGAGGAGGATCGGACCTGGTCGGTGTGGCGCGGCTACGAGCGGGTGCGCACCACCCAGGGCGATCCGGGGGAGCAGACCCGTACCGAATCGCTCTACTACCGCGGCATGGACGGCGACAAGCTGCCCACCGGGACCCGGTCGGCCACCGTGCAGGCGTCCGAGGGCGCGGCCGTGACCGACGACGACGCCTACGCCGGCATGGTGCGGGAGAAGCTGACCTACAACGGTCCGGGTGGGTCGCTGGTCTCCGCCACGATCTACGACCCGTGGCAGTCGGCGCCCACCGCGTCGCGGACCATCGGTGGTGTCACCGTGAACGCCCGGTATGTGGACACCGCGGCCGAGCGGAGCCGGACGGCCCTGGACGGCGGCCGAGGTTGGCGGCGGACCACGGTGAACAACACCTTCGACGGGTACGGCATGAAGACGAAGGTCGAGAATCTCGGGGACACCACCCGCACCGACGATCAGCAGTGCACGCTCACCACGTACGTGCGCAACAGCACCGACTGGCTCATGTCGTACCCGAGCCGGGTGCGCACCCTCGGCGTGGACTGCACCGCGGCGGCCGGCACGCTGACCGAGGCCGACGTGATCGCGGACGAGTACACCAGCTACGACCAGCAGGCCCGGGGGGTCGCTCCGACCAAGGGCGCGGTCAGCCGGACCGAGAAGCTCACCACCTGGCCGGGCACCTACGTGACCACGGCGCGGGCCACGCACGACGCCTACGGCCGGCCGACCCAGCAGTGGGACGTGCGGGGCAACCTGACCACCATCGCCTACACGCCGGCCAGCGGGGGGCCGGTCACCCAGACCACGCAGACCAACCACCTCGGCTGGGTCACCACCACCACGGTGGAACCGGCCTGGGGAGCCCGGACCGCGGTCGTGGACCCCAACGGCAAGCGCACCGATGTCACCTACGACGGTCTGGGCCGGGTCACCGGCGTGTGGAACCCCGGCCGGGACAAGGCCGGCGGCAAGACCGCGAGCGTGACGACCTCGTACACGGTGCGAAACAACGGGCCGACGGTGGTGACCACGTCGAAGCTGAACGCCAGCGGCGGTTACACCACTAGCCACGCCTTCTTCGACGCCCAGCTGCGGCCCCGGCAGACCCAGGCGCCGGACGTGCCGGCCGCCGGCGCCAATCAGGGCCGGATCCTCACCGACACGCTCTACGACAGCGTTGGTCGGGTGGTGAAGAGCAACGACAAGTACGTGGCCGACGGCGCTGCGGGCACGACCCTGTTCCTGCCCCTGCCGGACGGGCAGATCCCGGCGCAGAACCAGACCGTCTTCGACGGCGCGGGTCGGGCCACCGCGGTGATTTTCCTGGTCAACGGGGTGGAGAAGTGGCGTACCAGCACCGGGTACGGCGGTGACCGCACCGACGTCACCCCGCCGGGCGGCGCCCCGGCCACCTCGGTGGTGACCGACGCGTACGGGCGGGTGGCGGCCCAGCGGCAGTACCACGGCGCTACGCCCACCGGCACGTACGACGAGACCCGGTACGGCCTGGACCGCAAGGGGCAGTTGGCCACGGTGACTGACCCGGCCGGGAACCAGTGGACCTACGGTTATGACCTGCTGGGGCGTCGGACCACCGCGGACGACCCGGACAAGGGGCTGACCACCGAGGTCTTCAACGCCGCCGGTGACCTGCTGAGCAGCACCGACTCGCGGGGCGAGAAGCTGGCCTACACCTATGACAGCCTCGGTCGTAAGACCAGCGTGCGCGACGACACCGACACCGGGCCGAAGCGGGTCGAGTGGAGCTACGACACGATCACCGTGGGCACCACGGTCACCTCGGTCAAGGGGAAGTTGGTCAGCTCGACCCGGTGGGTCGGTGCCGACGCCTTCGTCGACGAGGTGACCGGGTACACGGACCTCTACCAGCCCACCGGCCGGAAGATCACCATTCCGGCGACGTCGGCGACGACCGGGGTCTCCGGCAGCTACAGCTACGTGTACGGCTACCGCGCGGACGGATCGCCCGCCACCAGCCGGCTGCCCGGGCTGGGCGGGCTGGCCACCGAGACACTGACCCTGGGGTACAACAGCCAGGGCCTGCCGAACACGTTGAGCACCAATCTTTCCAGCACCGGGGACGACGTCTTCTACGTCAACGGCACCAGCTACACCCGCTACGGCGAGTTGGGCGTGCTCGGACGCCGCTACGACACCGGCAAGATCGTCGACACCGGCTCCTACTACGAGGTCGGGACCCGTCGGCTGAGCCGGATGCTGAGCACGCGGGAGACCGCGCCGTCGCTGGTGGCGGACGTGAACTACAGCTGGGATCCAGCCGGGAACGTGACCCGGGTCGCCGACGTGGCGGCCGGGGACACCCAGTGCTTCGGCTACGACCGGCTGCGCCGGATGACGGAGGCCTGGACTCCGTCTGACGGCGACTGCGCCGCCGCGCCCAGCCAGGCCGCGCTCGGCGGACCGGCCCCGTACTGGCAGTCGTTCAGCTACGACGCGGTCGGCAACCGGACGAGCGCGACCAACCGCACCAAGACCACCAGCACCAGCACCAGCTACCACTACCCGGCGGCCGGGACGGACCAGCCGCATGCGCTGGACTACACCCAGACCGGTACCACCACCGCCGACTACGCCTACGACAGCACCGGCAACACCCGTACCCGGCCGGGTGCCACGGGCACCCAGACCCTGACCTGGGACGCCGAGGGCCGGATGGCGTCGAGCGCGGACAACACCGGGACGACCACCTACATCTACGACGCGGACGGCAACCGGCTGCTGCGGGCCGACCCGGCAGGCCGGACGCTCTACCTGCCGTCGCAGGAGCTGCGGTACACCACCGCCACCACTGTGAAGGCCGGCACCCGTTACTACACCCACGACGGGCAGACCGTCGGCATGCGTACCGGGGGCGGGCTGACCTGGTTGGTCAACGACCGACACGGGACGGCGCAGGCATCGGTCGCCGCCGATAGCCAGGTGGTGACCGTGCGCCGACAGACCCCCTTCGGCGAGGCCCGGGGCGCCAACCCGAGCTGGCCCAACGACAAGGGTTTCGTCGGCGGCACCAACGACAACACCGGCCTGGTCCACCTGGGCGCCCGAGACTACGACGCGGCGATCGGCCGGTTCGTCTCGGTCGACCCGATCATCGACCACAACGATCCGCAGCAGTTGCACGGTTACGTCTACAGCAACAGCAACCCGATGACCTTCAGCGACCCGGACGGGCGGCTCTGCATCTTCTGCCTGATCGTGGCGATCATCAGCTATGTCGTGTCGGTGATCAGCTCCGCCTCCTCCGGCGGAGGATCGTCGTCGGGTGGTGGCGGCTCCTCTGGTGGCGGTTCCTCTGGCGGCGGTGGATCCTCGGGCGGCCGGGGCGGCTCGGGTGGACACCCGTCACCGGCACCGCCGCCGCCGAAGCCGACGCCCAAGCCGACGCCCGCACCGGTGCCGACCCCCGCCCCCTCGCCAGGTGTCTCACCCGCCCCCACCTGCACGACCGGCTGCGGCGTGGGTGTGGTGGAGATCCTCATCAGCATGGCCATCCAACTGGCCACGCTTCAGGCCAGGCTCGCCGCGGAGAAGATCGAGCAGGCCACCAAGGCGATCATCAAGGGGGTGAACACCGTGGAGACCGCCAAGCAGCGGGCCGCCCAGACGGTCGTCGCCGGGTATCTGAACACCATGCGACCGGTTGCCCGGTTCTGGGGGCACAACGTGGTCGGCACCCTGGCCCAGGCCCAGCCGAGCTGGCTGCGCGACGCCCAGGCCCAGACGACCGGCCTGGTCGTCGCGGGGATCTCGAAGATCAGCGGCGGCACCTGCACGATGCAGGACGGTCTGCGGGTCTGTCGGGGCGGGGGAGGCCCACTGTCCCAGCGCGGCGGCACCACCTACGGCACCACCTTCCTCACCGACGATCCGGGACCGGTCTCGGCCACCACGGTTGCCCACGAGAAAGAGCACGTGGCCCAGTGGAAGAAGTACGGTAACGTCTTCGGCTACATGTACACCCTGGAGAACATCTGGGTGGCGAACGACCCGTGCCGCAACCGGTACGAGGTCGCGGCCGACGCCAAGGGGAAGTCGTACAGCCAATGCTGA
- a CDS encoding LamG domain-containing protein, whose product MLVLGIGLPVAAGPAWAAPSPDRGGSTTAGTTGATGSTGVLGSSGRDPLAGPETEAAAKAARGAGKPVEVLARRTERERLLANPDGSWTTEISAVPVRVRRSDGSWTPVDTTLRRVGDTVTPTALGMDVRFPAGGAGQAARVAWGGREISLGLPWSLPEPVLAGAEATYREVLPGVDLVLTALPEGFSEVLVVRDRAAAANPALAALRFPMAATGATLRSRGGGFVAVDAAGREVFASPSPRMWDSSGDRATSRQRAAVGSSARRPGAPVAGDRQAEMSLSVAGDALTLAPDVSMLADPATVFPVYVDPSVSGTRNEWAMISSGFPDQEYYKFSGDEGMGLCDVQTESTCSRDQIKRLVWEFGIPSTVRGSHVLEATFKAYETSAYDCTADAVQLWRTNSISSATNWSNHSGGWSQQLSSVTVARKSGCSLGAGWVEFNATTGADQAADGSWSTLTLGLKAGSESSMPGGWKRFRYDAALSITFNRAPAVPTSLSVEGAGCATGTARPVLSSATPTMRAKVTDPDPETDLKAAFRWERWSGSAWSALGSGTQSGLTSGGTGQYKIASGLVDKGVYRWQVQAQDPWSYEGSSGTDSSAYSGFCEFELDLVGPTVAPGVVSTVYGTDLNQFYGAVGLTANFTFTASGVGDVSGYRWGWSDPPTTLVTAPSLGASVTLALTPPPPKPEDPTSGGLTTLYVVSVDRTGRASPMEPYVFNLGSATPEVGRWRMNEPAGSVSLGDSNTVGGQRALTLSNGTAGVPGRVLDGPSAAGPTAVRFNGTTASATTAAPVLDTSKSFTVSAWAKLNTLSVNQAVLCQDAVYNCGFALEYISGTGWVLDMYGADQSSPVVIRASSAKAVVGKWTHLVGVYDAGTRQTRLYVNGVLAGSAAHAGAWNTTKNMIVGRARYNSTANNWFNGDIADVRVWNRVVSAPELAPMAADLAGRWRLDAGEFDSAPYGRDLTNNNGVAWIEDRYGVPDSAATFNGTNQFLVSAGPAVRTDQSFTVAGWVRWTGGGGARTALAQDGVTISGFYLGCRTDTTSYWSLLTRSADGTSSSPAYANGGTCVDGDWVHVAAVRDVVAGQVRLYLDGTLVSTTNTTFPDWQANGGFTVGRARWSGVLADFWTGDIDDVRAYAGALPGSEIAKLAG is encoded by the coding sequence GTGCTGGTCCTCGGAATCGGGCTGCCGGTGGCGGCGGGACCGGCGTGGGCCGCTCCCTCGCCCGATCGGGGCGGGTCGACGACGGCGGGGACGACAGGAGCGACCGGCTCGACCGGGGTGCTCGGGTCGTCGGGTCGGGATCCGCTGGCCGGCCCGGAGACCGAGGCCGCCGCGAAGGCGGCGCGGGGGGCCGGCAAGCCGGTGGAGGTGCTGGCCCGGCGGACCGAACGGGAGCGGCTGCTGGCCAACCCGGACGGGTCGTGGACCACGGAGATCTCGGCCGTGCCGGTGCGAGTACGCCGGTCCGACGGCTCCTGGACGCCGGTCGACACCACGCTGCGCCGGGTCGGCGATACGGTGACGCCGACCGCGCTCGGGATGGACGTACGCTTCCCCGCCGGCGGCGCCGGTCAGGCGGCCCGGGTCGCCTGGGGTGGCCGGGAGATCAGCTTGGGGCTGCCGTGGTCGCTGCCGGAGCCGGTGCTGGCCGGCGCCGAGGCGACCTATCGCGAGGTACTGCCGGGTGTGGACCTGGTGCTGACCGCGCTGCCGGAGGGCTTCTCCGAGGTGCTGGTGGTCCGCGACCGGGCGGCGGCGGCTAATCCGGCCCTGGCCGCGCTCCGCTTCCCGATGGCGGCGACCGGGGCGACGCTGCGGTCCCGCGGCGGTGGTTTCGTCGCTGTCGACGCGGCGGGTCGAGAGGTGTTCGCCAGCCCGTCGCCGCGGATGTGGGACTCCTCCGGTGACCGTGCGACCAGTCGGCAGCGGGCCGCGGTCGGCTCGTCGGCTCGTCGGCCGGGCGCGCCGGTCGCGGGGGACCGGCAGGCCGAGATGTCCCTGTCGGTCGCCGGGGACGCGCTGACCCTGGCCCCGGACGTGTCGATGCTGGCCGACCCGGCCACGGTCTTCCCGGTCTACGTGGATCCGTCGGTCAGCGGGACCCGCAACGAGTGGGCGATGATCTCCAGCGGCTTCCCGGACCAGGAGTACTACAAGTTCTCCGGCGACGAGGGCATGGGCCTGTGTGACGTGCAGACCGAGTCGACGTGTAGCCGCGACCAGATCAAGCGTCTGGTCTGGGAGTTCGGTATCCCGAGCACGGTCAGGGGCAGCCACGTGCTGGAGGCCACCTTCAAGGCGTATGAGACGTCCGCCTATGACTGCACGGCCGACGCGGTGCAGCTGTGGCGGACCAACTCGATCTCGTCGGCGACGAACTGGAGCAACCACTCGGGCGGCTGGTCGCAGCAGTTGTCGTCGGTGACGGTGGCCCGCAAGTCGGGCTGTTCACTGGGGGCCGGCTGGGTGGAGTTCAACGCCACCACCGGTGCCGATCAGGCCGCCGACGGCTCCTGGTCCACGCTGACCCTGGGCCTGAAGGCCGGCAGCGAGAGCAGCATGCCCGGCGGCTGGAAGCGGTTCCGCTACGACGCCGCGCTCTCCATCACCTTCAACCGGGCACCGGCCGTCCCGACCTCGCTGAGCGTCGAGGGGGCGGGCTGCGCCACCGGCACGGCCCGGCCGGTGCTGTCCAGCGCGACCCCGACCATGCGGGCCAAGGTCACCGACCCCGATCCGGAGACCGACCTGAAGGCCGCGTTCCGCTGGGAACGCTGGAGCGGCAGCGCGTGGAGCGCACTCGGCTCGGGCACCCAGTCGGGCCTGACCTCTGGCGGCACCGGACAGTACAAGATCGCATCCGGGCTGGTGGACAAGGGCGTCTACCGCTGGCAGGTTCAGGCCCAGGACCCGTGGTCGTACGAGGGCAGCTCCGGCACCGACAGCTCGGCCTACTCCGGCTTCTGTGAGTTCGAGCTGGATTTGGTCGGCCCGACGGTGGCGCCCGGGGTCGTCTCGACGGTGTACGGCACCGATCTCAACCAGTTCTACGGCGCGGTCGGACTGACCGCGAACTTCACCTTCACCGCGAGCGGCGTGGGTGACGTCTCCGGCTACCGGTGGGGCTGGTCCGATCCGCCCACCACGCTGGTCACCGCCCCGTCCCTGGGTGCCTCGGTGACCCTGGCGTTGACTCCGCCGCCGCCGAAGCCGGAGGACCCGACCTCGGGTGGGCTGACCACGCTCTACGTGGTCTCGGTCGACCGCACCGGACGGGCCAGCCCGATGGAGCCGTACGTGTTCAACCTCGGCTCGGCCACCCCCGAGGTGGGCCGGTGGCGGATGAACGAGCCGGCCGGCAGCGTCTCTCTGGGCGACAGCAACACCGTCGGCGGCCAGCGTGCGCTGACGCTGAGCAACGGCACGGCCGGAGTGCCCGGCCGGGTGTTGGACGGCCCGTCGGCCGCCGGCCCCACGGCGGTCCGGTTCAACGGCACCACCGCCTCCGCGACGACCGCCGCGCCGGTGCTGGACACCAGCAAGAGTTTCACTGTCTCGGCCTGGGCGAAGCTGAACACGCTCAGCGTCAATCAGGCGGTGCTCTGCCAGGACGCGGTCTACAACTGCGGCTTCGCCCTGGAGTACATCAGCGGCACCGGGTGGGTGCTGGACATGTACGGCGCCGACCAGAGCAGCCCGGTGGTGATCCGGGCGTCCTCCGCGAAGGCCGTCGTCGGCAAGTGGACTCACCTGGTCGGGGTCTACGACGCGGGCACCAGGCAGACCCGGCTCTACGTCAACGGGGTGCTGGCCGGCAGCGCCGCCCACGCCGGGGCGTGGAACACGACGAAGAACATGATCGTTGGACGGGCCCGCTACAACAGCACGGCGAACAACTGGTTCAACGGCGACATCGCCGATGTCCGGGTGTGGAACCGGGTGGTCTCCGCGCCCGAGTTGGCCCCGATGGCCGCCGACCTGGCCGGCCGCTGGCGACTGGACGCGGGTGAGTTCGACAGCGCCCCCTACGGCCGGGACCTGACCAACAACAACGGGGTGGCCTGGATCGAGGACCGCTACGGCGTACCTGACTCGGCGGCCACCTTCAACGGGACCAACCAGTTCCTGGTCAGCGCCGGCCCGGCGGTGCGGACCGACCAGTCGTTCACGGTGGCCGGCTGGGTGCGCTGGACCGGCGGGGGTGGCGCCCGCACCGCCCTGGCCCAGGACGGGGTGACCATCTCCGGCTTCTATCTGGGCTGCCGGACCGACACCACGTCCTACTGGTCGCTGCTGACCCGGTCGGCCGACGGCACCAGCAGCAGTCCGGCCTACGCCAACGGCGGCACCTGTGTGGACGGGGACTGGGTGCACGTGGCCGCGGTCCGCGACGTGGTGGCCGGACAGGTGCGGCTCTACCTCGACGGGACGCTGGTGAGCACGACGAACACCACCTTCCCGGACTGGCAGGCCAACGGCGGGTTCACCGTCGGCCGGGCCAGGTGGAGCGGCGTGCTGGCCGACTTCTGGACCGGTGACATCGACGACGTACGTGCCTACGCCGGAGCGCTGCCCGGCTCCGAGATCGCCAAGCTGGCCGGCTGA